The Geothrix oryzae DNA window GGCCTGGAAGCTCTATGTGGACGGCGAGGCCCCCCAGCAGGCCCCGGACGCCCTGGCCGCCCTCGCCGCCGCCTACGCCCGGGGCGAGACCGACGAATTCGTGGCCCCGACGAGGCTCGACGCCTTCCACCCCATCGCGGACGACGACGGGGTGCTGTTCTTCAACTTCCGCGCCGACCGGGCCCGCCAGATGTGCCATGCCCTGGTGCATCCCGCCTTCCACGGGTTCAAGCCGAGGCATCGGCCCGCGGTGAAGCTCGTCACCTTCACCGCCTACGACATCGAACTGGAGCCTTTCGTCTCGGTGGCCTACCCACCCCAGAGCCTCGACCACATCCTCGGCGAGCTCGTCAGCGCCCAGGGCTGGAAGCAGTTCCGCACCGCCGAGACCGAGAAGTACGCCCATGTGACCTACTTCTTCAACGGCGGCCGGGAAGCCCCCTTCGCAGGGGAGGAGCGCCGCCTGGTGCCCTCGCCCAAGGTGGCCACCTACGATCTGCAGCCCGAGATGAGCCTGGCGGAGGTGAGCCAGGGCCTCGAGACGGCCATCCGCTCGGGCCAGTACCGCCTGCTGGTGTGCAACCTGGCCAACCCGGACATGATCGGCCACACAGGCGATCTGGCCGCCGCCGTCACCGCCTGCGAGGCCGTGGACGCCGCCGTGGGCCGCCTCGCCGACGCCACCCTGGCCATGGGCGGCGCCCTCTTCATCACGGCCGACCACGGCAACTGCGAGTGTATGCGGGATGAGGGCGGCAACCCCCACACGGCCCACACCCTGAATCCCGTGCCGGCGGTGCTGGTGGCGCCGGGCTTCGAAGCCCGCCAGCTTCGCAGCGGCGGGGCCCTCCGTGATGTGGCCCCCACCCTCCTGAAGCTCTTCGGGCTGGAGCAGCCCAGTGCCATGGATGGGATTAGTCTGATCTGACGGAACCCCATGAACGCCATGCTTCCAACCCGCCGGGTGACCCCCACGACCTTCGCGCGGGGCATGCGGGGCTTCCTGATCGCCTTCAACCTCCTGATGGTGGTCTTCGCCGCGTGGGCCCTCCACCGGTCGCGGAAGCACGAGGTCGAGCAGGCTTCGATCACCACCCTCAACCTCGCGCAGGTGCTGGAGGAGAGCATCAAGGGCCGGATCCGCCAGATCGACCTGGCCCTGCTGTCCATCAAGGAGCAGACCGAGCACAGCCCGGGCGGCCCCTTCAACAAGAGCCTGGGGGCCTTCGCGGAATCCCGCCTCGCCCGCCTGGGCATGGTCGATGCCCTCCGCATCACCGACCGCGAGGGCCGAGTCCTCCACGGAGCTTCCCCGGGAACCTCGGCCGAGGTGGGGCAGCGGGACTTCTTCCAGGCCCTGAAGATGGATCCCCAGGCCGGCCTGGTGGTCTCCCGGCCCGCCCAGGATGCCCGGGGCGGGGCCTGGGCCCTGACCTTGGCCCACCGGATCGAGGCCCCCGATGGGACTTTCGCCGGAGTGATCTGCGCCACCCTCACCCTGGAGCAGCTCGGCCGCGCCATGTCCCTCGTGGATGTGGGCCGGAAGGGATCGATCTCCCTGAGGGGGGAGGACCTCGACCTCCTGGTCCGCTACCCCGCCTTCGCGGGGCAGGAAAAGCTGATCGGCAGCACCCAGGTCTTCGGCGACTACCTGACGGCCGTGAAGAGCTCCGCCGCCACCGCCCAGTTCTCCGCCACCTCGGTGGTGGACGGCCAGCGCCGCATCTACACCCTGCGGAAGCTCGATGCCCCGAGGTTCTATGTCCTGGTGGGCCTCTCGGAAGAGGACTACCTCCGCACCTGGCGGCACCAGGCCGCCTTCGCGGCGGTGGCCGTCGCTGGTCTGGTGGGCCTCACCCTGGCCATGGGCTGGCTCGCCCGGGCGGCCTGGCTGCGCCAGCTCGCAGACCAGGAGCGCCTGGCGGCCCAGGAGGCGAAATACCGCCTGCTGGCCGAGAACGCCCTGGATGTCATCTGGACCATGGACCCCGACGGCCGGCTCACCTATGTCAGCCCCTCCGTGGTGCGCCAGCGCGGCTGGACCCCCGAGGAGTTCATGCACCTGGGCTCCGAGAGCAGGGCCCTCTCCGCCAATGGTGCGGCCATCATCCAGGAGCGGATGACCCGGTCCCGCCAGGCCCTCCCGGGCACCCAGCCCTTCGAGCAGGATCTGATCCAGGCGACCGTGAACCGGAAGGATGGCCAGCAGATCCAAGTCGAGGCCCAGTGGCGGATCGTCTGGGGCGAGGACGGCCGCCTGATGGGCTTCCAGGGCGTCACCCGGGATGTCACCGAGCGCAAGCGGTTGGAGGCCGACCGTGAGGACCTGATCCGCGATCTGACGCAGGCCCTCACGGAAGTGAAGCAGCTCAGCGGCATGCTCCCCATCTGCGGCCAGTGCAAGAAGGTGCGCGACGACCAGGGCTACTGGAGCCAGATCGAGACCTACCTCTCCCAGCACACCGAAGCCACCTTCACCCACGGCCTCTGCCCCGAGTGCACCGCCGCCTTCCGGCAAGAGATGCAGGCCCGGCGGGACCAACGGAACCCCGACGAGCGTCAAGGGTGATCAAGGGCACATTCCCTCCCCAACCATCCCCTGGATACTGGAACCATGTGGATCCGAACCCCATGAGCCCAGAGCAGAGCCGTAGGACGAGGCCCAAAAGGTGCCGAGTGAGCCTGCACCAGGAGCAGAGGGCCACCGCGCGCCGCGCGGCCCCGCAGGGGTTGGGCCCAGGAGGTGCCGAGTGAGCCCGCAGCAGGAGCGGAGGGCCACCGTCGCGAAGCGATGGCCCGCAGGGCACGGCACAGGAGGTGCCGTGTGAGCCCGCAGCAGGAGCGGAGGGCCACCGTCGCGAAGCGATGGCCCGCAGGGCACGGCACAGGAGGTGCCGTGTGAGCCCGCAGCAGGAGCGGAGGGCCACCGTCGCGAAGCGATGGCCCGCAGGGCACGGCACAGGAGGTGCCGTGTGAGCCCGCAGCAGGAGCGGAGGGCCACCGTCGCGAAGCGATGGCCCGCAGGGCACGGCACAGGAGGTGCCGTGTGAGCCCGCAGCAGGAGCGGAGGGCCACCGTCGCGAAGCGATGGCCCGCAGGGCACGGCACAGGAGGTGCCGTGTGAAGATCGCCTTCATCGGCACGCACGGGGTCGGGAAGACCACCCTCTGCTATGAACTGGCCGCGGCCTTGAAGCGGGGCGGCGTCCATGTGGACATCGTCAAGGAAGTGGCGCGGCTCTCGCCCCTGCCCATCAACCGCAAGACCTCCCTGGAGGCGCAGACCTGGATCTTCATGACCCAGATCGCGGAGGAGATCCGCTCGGCCAGCCAGCACGATGTGGTGGTGTGCGACCGCAGCGTGCTGGACAACTACGCCTACATGCTGTTCGCCTTCGGACGCCAACGCTCCATCGAGAGCTTCATGTACCACTGGATGAAGACCTACGACCTGCTCTTCAAAGTGCCCGTGTCCGGGGAAGTCTCCGCCGACGGCGTGCGCGACACCGATGACTTCTTCATCCGCTCCATCGACCAGCTGGTGGACAGCCTGCTGGAGGAGCGGAAG harbors:
- the gpmI gene encoding 2,3-bisphosphoglycerate-independent phosphoglycerate mutase, whose protein sequence is MTRPMVQGPITLLILDGFGDGPRNGFDATFVAAMPRFNALRKTYATTQLLTSGEAVGLPEGQFGNSEVGHMNLGAGRVVWQELTRIDAAIRRGTFRENAAMGALLAGLKASGRRLHLMGLVSDGGVHSHQTHLVALAQWAQAEGVPTTIHAITDGRDTGQKSADGYLQWLAFQLRTCPLVTIGSVCGRYTAMDRDQRWERTEQAWKLYVDGEAPQQAPDALAALAAAYARGETDEFVAPTRLDAFHPIADDDGVLFFNFRADRARQMCHALVHPAFHGFKPRHRPAVKLVTFTAYDIELEPFVSVAYPPQSLDHILGELVSAQGWKQFRTAETEKYAHVTYFFNGGREAPFAGEERRLVPSPKVATYDLQPEMSLAEVSQGLETAIRSGQYRLLVCNLANPDMIGHTGDLAAAVTACEAVDAAVGRLADATLAMGGALFITADHGNCECMRDEGGNPHTAHTLNPVPAVLVAPGFEARQLRSGGALRDVAPTLLKLFGLEQPSAMDGISLI
- a CDS encoding PAS domain S-box protein; this translates as MNAMLPTRRVTPTTFARGMRGFLIAFNLLMVVFAAWALHRSRKHEVEQASITTLNLAQVLEESIKGRIRQIDLALLSIKEQTEHSPGGPFNKSLGAFAESRLARLGMVDALRITDREGRVLHGASPGTSAEVGQRDFFQALKMDPQAGLVVSRPAQDARGGAWALTLAHRIEAPDGTFAGVICATLTLEQLGRAMSLVDVGRKGSISLRGEDLDLLVRYPAFAGQEKLIGSTQVFGDYLTAVKSSAATAQFSATSVVDGQRRIYTLRKLDAPRFYVLVGLSEEDYLRTWRHQAAFAAVAVAGLVGLTLAMGWLARAAWLRQLADQERLAAQEAKYRLLAENALDVIWTMDPDGRLTYVSPSVVRQRGWTPEEFMHLGSESRALSANGAAIIQERMTRSRQALPGTQPFEQDLIQATVNRKDGQQIQVEAQWRIVWGEDGRLMGFQGVTRDVTERKRLEADREDLIRDLTQALTEVKQLSGMLPICGQCKKVRDDQGYWSQIETYLSQHTEATFTHGLCPECTAAFRQEMQARRDQRNPDERQG
- a CDS encoding ATP-binding protein, with the protein product MKIAFIGTHGVGKTTLCYELAAALKRGGVHVDIVKEVARLSPLPINRKTSLEAQTWIFMTQIAEEIRSASQHDVVVCDRSVLDNYAYMLFAFGRQRSIESFMYHWMKTYDLLFKVPVSGEVSADGVRDTDDFFIRSIDQLVDSLLEERKIAHERLRPEERATWIDRVKEVVLAHPKGQLPLLSEPR